In a single window of the Thunnus thynnus chromosome 9, fThuThy2.1, whole genome shotgun sequence genome:
- the si:ch211-132p1.2 gene encoding proteinase-activated receptor 4: protein MRSFVGLVFICLLSSVCSNSPSPRPVEECSSMSVRLRAFKLKTSCNFTTLKEKQLKEIQAPSTTLYLPVLYLLAFSVGLPSNLLALWVLLFRTKRLPSTMLLINLTIADCLLLLALPFRIAYHFRGNNWELGEPFCRLIMAMFYGNMYGSVLCLALVALDRYVALVHPFGARMLRGWQTSLYMTAAVWVAVLAAMLPLLVSQQTYVLDELQITTCHDALPEEEQENFFLPYFATLFTFCFLLPFIGILFCHGAVLRTLLAEGKRYGHAVRVTVLVLVVFIVCLLPSNILLLLTYADSSLDGDGEDVYVPYMVSLAVSTFNSCIDPFIFYYVSTEFREKAAGALFCRGDAEDKPSSMGNNVSYSSSSGLRSKVTLLSISSQRGTCEGGAV from the coding sequence GTCTGCGGGCGTTCAAGCTGAAGACATCATGTAACTTCACGACTCTGAAGGAGAAGCAGCTGAAGGAGATCCAGGCTCCAAGCACCACCCTGTACCTGCCGGTGCTCTACCTGCTGGCGTTCAGCGTGGGTCTGCCCTCCAACCTGCTGGCTCTCTGGGTTCTGCTGTTCAGGACCAAGCGGCTGCCGTCCACCATGCTGCTCATCAACCTCACCATCGCCgactgcctgctgctgctggcgcTGCCGTTTCGCATCGCGTACCACTTCAGGGGGAACAACTGGGAACTGGGCGAGCCTTTCTGTCGCCTTATCATGGCCATGTTCTACGGCAACATGTACGGCTCTGTGTTGTGTCTGGCGCTGGTGGCTCTGGACCGCTACGTTGCTTTAGTTCACCCGTTTGGAGCGAGGATGCTGCGCGGCTGGCAGACGTCTCTGTACATGACGGCGGCGGTATGGGTGGCGGTGCTGGCCGCCATGCTGCCGCTGCTGGTGTCACAGCAGACCTACGTGCTGGACGAGCTGCAGATCACCACCTGCCACGACGCGCTGCccgaggaggagcaggagaacTTCTTCCTGCCGTACTTCGCCACTTTGTTCACTTTCTGCTTTCTGCTGCCCTTCATCGGGATTCTGTTCTGCCACGGCGCCGTGCTGCGCACCCTGCTGGCCGAGGGGAAGCGTTATGGTCACGCCGTCCGGGTGAcggtgctggtgctggtggtgtTCATCGTGTGTCTGCTGCCCAGCAacattctcctcctcctcacctacGCCGACAGCTCACTGGACGGAGACGGTGAGGACGTCTATGTCCCCTATatggttagcttagcagttagcacCTTCAACAGCTGCATTGACCCGTTCATCTTCTACTACGTGTCGACGGAGTTCAGGGAGAAGGCAGCAGGCGCTCTGTTTTGCCGTGGAGACGCGGAGGACAAACCATCCTCTATGGGGAACAATGTGTCGTACTCATCATCGTCAGgcctgaggtcaaaggtcaccctGCTGTCCATATCCAGTCAGCGTGGGACGTGTGAGGGGGGGGCAGTGTGA